A genomic window from Streptomyces sp. NBC_01429 includes:
- a CDS encoding MBL fold metallo-hydrolase, whose amino-acid sequence MSVRIDHLVTSGTFSLDGGSWDVDNNVWIVGDDSEAIVIDAAHDAAAIEDALGGRTLRAIVCTHAHNDHIDAAPALAAATGAPVLLHPDDLPLWKQTYPEQIPDRVLTDGGTLSVAGTTLTVLHTPGHAPGAVCLYAPELSTVFTGDTLFQGGPGATGRSFSHFPTIVDSIRDRLLSLPPETVVRTGHGDSTTIGAESPHLGEWIRRGH is encoded by the coding sequence ATGAGCGTCCGTATCGACCATCTCGTCACCTCCGGCACCTTCTCGCTGGACGGCGGCAGCTGGGACGTCGACAACAACGTCTGGATCGTCGGGGACGACTCCGAGGCGATCGTCATCGACGCCGCCCATGACGCCGCCGCCATCGAGGACGCGCTCGGCGGCCGTACGCTGCGCGCCATCGTCTGCACGCACGCGCACAACGACCACATCGACGCCGCCCCGGCGCTCGCCGCCGCCACCGGCGCGCCCGTACTGCTGCACCCGGACGATCTGCCGCTGTGGAAGCAGACCTACCCCGAGCAGATCCCGGACCGTGTGCTGACCGACGGCGGGACGCTCTCGGTCGCCGGGACCACCCTGACCGTGCTGCACACACCCGGCCACGCGCCGGGCGCGGTCTGCCTCTACGCCCCGGAGCTGTCGACGGTCTTCACCGGCGACACGCTCTTCCAGGGCGGCCCCGGCGCCACGGGCCGGTCGTTCTCGCACTTCCCGACGATCGTCGACTCGATCCGCGACCGGCTGCTGAGCCTGCCGCCGGAGACCGTCGTACGGACCGGACACGGCGACTCGACCACCATCGGCGCCGAGTCCCCGCACCTGGGGGAGTGGATCCGCCGCGGCCACTGA
- a CDS encoding pseudouridine synthase, with amino-acid sequence MARRHRPPPPAPLPQRDGIDPVRLRLPADPGGAWPTVRDHLVARFGAAIGGARIDAMLREGRFVAADGPVTGAEPYTPGRYVWFHRDFAAEERVPFEVGIVYRDERIVVADKPHFLATTPRGGHITETALARLRRGLGLPELQPAHRLDRLTAGLVLFVVRAGDRGAYQTLFRDRAVGKEYEAVAAYDPAVPLPVTVRGRIEKERGTLAAREVPGEPNSESRIELLEHRGGLGRYRLLPATGRTHQLRVHMNSLGLPLLNDPLYPVVREDSPEDYGRPLQLLAKTLEFTDPVTGVPLRFTSRLRLVRWPR; translated from the coding sequence GTGGCCCGCAGACACCGACCCCCGCCGCCCGCTCCGCTCCCCCAGCGCGACGGGATCGACCCGGTACGGCTGCGGCTGCCCGCCGATCCCGGTGGGGCGTGGCCGACCGTACGGGACCATCTCGTGGCGCGGTTCGGGGCGGCGATCGGCGGCGCGCGGATCGACGCGATGCTGCGGGAGGGCCGGTTCGTGGCGGCGGACGGGCCGGTCACCGGCGCCGAGCCGTACACGCCGGGACGGTACGTCTGGTTCCACCGGGACTTCGCCGCCGAGGAGCGGGTGCCGTTCGAGGTCGGGATCGTGTACCGGGACGAGCGGATCGTCGTCGCCGACAAACCGCACTTCCTCGCCACCACCCCGCGCGGCGGCCACATCACCGAGACCGCGCTCGCCCGGCTGCGGCGCGGCCTCGGCCTGCCGGAACTCCAGCCGGCGCACCGGCTGGACCGGCTGACGGCGGGTCTGGTGCTCTTCGTCGTACGGGCCGGGGACCGGGGCGCGTACCAGACGCTGTTCCGGGACCGGGCGGTGGGCAAGGAGTACGAGGCGGTGGCGGCGTACGACCCCGCCGTGCCGCTGCCCGTCACCGTGCGCGGCCGGATCGAGAAGGAGCGCGGGACGCTCGCCGCGCGCGAGGTCCCCGGCGAGCCGAACAGCGAGAGCCGGATCGAGCTGCTGGAGCACCGGGGCGGGCTGGGCCGGTACCGGCTGCTGCCGGCCACCGGCCGTACCCATCAACTGCGGGTCCACATGAACAGCCTGGGGCTGCCGCTCCTGAACGACCCGCTCTATCCGGTGGTTCGGGAGGACAGCCCCGAGGACTACGGGCGGCCCCTGCAACTACTTGCGAAGACACTGGAGTTCACCGATCCGGTGACCGGTGTCCCGCTGCGCTTCACCAGCAGGCTGCGGCTGGTTCGGTGGCCCCGCTGA
- a CDS encoding HD domain-containing protein — protein sequence MEEFLSLDEVEAIARRAHARQTDKAGRPYAEHLAAVADGVARRGGSTEQIAAAWLHDAIEDGALTRAWLDGAALPTGVKTMVLAMTKRPGEPPEEYAARILAVPGAPLIKEADLAHNADPDRLAVLDPATGERLTAKYARMRRLLGLTGG from the coding sequence ATGGAAGAGTTTCTGAGCCTGGACGAGGTGGAAGCGATCGCCCGCCGCGCGCACGCGCGGCAGACGGACAAGGCGGGCCGCCCCTACGCGGAGCATCTGGCGGCGGTCGCGGACGGGGTCGCGCGGCGCGGCGGCAGTACGGAGCAGATCGCCGCCGCCTGGCTGCACGACGCGATCGAGGACGGCGCGCTGACCCGCGCGTGGCTCGACGGGGCGGCGCTCCCGACCGGCGTCAAAACCATGGTGCTGGCCATGACCAAGCGCCCCGGCGAACCCCCCGAGGAGTACGCCGCCCGGATCCTCGCCGTTCCCGGCGCGCCGCTCATCAAGGAGGCGGACCTCGCGCACAACGCGGATCCGGACCGGCTCGCCGTGCTCGACCCGGCGACCGGGGAGCGGCTCACCGCCAAGTACGCCCGTATGCGGCGGCTGTTGGGGCTGACCGGCGGCTGA
- a CDS encoding type VII secretion integral membrane protein EccD yields MSGTEASRVPLADDERHPDVRARIRRPERPPGGSGARPKAPGTAALGDTALYDAAPANTAPGNFCDTVPGNTAPGNLRDTAPGRPAARVMAGLTTVSMAVAVALLARGEFAPEALGAALPVAALPLAAGGVAAGRSGRRGLAATLLLTGGALGTLGAWALADAHHWPGTTRAGAVACAVTLTLALLGRFVVAGRGVLAGAGALAVTTLGWEAVAALLGGAQSAPSQAGLGTVLAVASVLGLGALPRLALMGAGLTRLDDRRSAGASVSRHQVAVALTATHRRLLPATVVLAVSATAAGLLVVRAPDGWTVTTAVVLAVLLPLRARAFPPTAQASAVRAAGLVLALRLTALWLEHTSGAWPLLLPLALAAAPLLGFGGESGERLRARLRRTGDAAEYAGVIALLAAAAGVFGVHGLLPGSF; encoded by the coding sequence ATGAGCGGCACTGAAGCGAGCCGGGTCCCGCTGGCCGACGACGAGCGGCACCCGGACGTACGGGCACGGATCCGGCGGCCCGAGCGCCCACCGGGCGGCTCCGGCGCGAGGCCGAAGGCCCCCGGAACCGCGGCCCTTGGCGACACGGCCCTTTACGACGCAGCCCCTGCCAACACGGCCCCCGGCAACTTTTGCGACACGGTCCCTGGCAACACAGCCCCCGGCAATCTTCGCGACACGGCCCCTGGCCGCCCGGCCGCGCGCGTCATGGCCGGGCTCACCACCGTCTCCATGGCGGTGGCCGTCGCGCTGCTCGCGCGCGGGGAGTTCGCGCCCGAGGCACTCGGCGCGGCACTCCCGGTCGCCGCGCTGCCGCTCGCCGCCGGCGGGGTCGCGGCGGGGCGCTCCGGGAGACGTGGGCTCGCGGCCACACTGCTGCTCACCGGCGGAGCCCTCGGGACCCTCGGCGCCTGGGCGCTCGCCGACGCCCACCACTGGCCGGGGACGACGCGCGCGGGCGCGGTGGCCTGCGCGGTGACGCTGACCCTGGCGCTGCTCGGCCGGTTCGTGGTGGCGGGGCGCGGTGTGCTGGCGGGCGCCGGCGCCCTGGCGGTCACCACCCTCGGCTGGGAGGCCGTGGCCGCCCTCCTGGGCGGTGCGCAGAGCGCGCCATCGCAGGCCGGGCTGGGCACCGTACTCGCGGTGGCCTCCGTCCTCGGCCTCGGCGCCCTGCCCAGGCTGGCGCTGATGGGCGCCGGGCTCACCAGGCTGGACGACCGCCGCTCGGCCGGGGCGTCGGTGAGCCGCCATCAGGTGGCCGTCGCCCTCACCGCCACACACCGGCGGCTGCTGCCCGCCACCGTCGTCCTCGCCGTCTCGGCGACGGCGGCCGGGCTCCTCGTCGTCCGCGCACCGGACGGCTGGACGGTCACGACGGCCGTCGTACTCGCCGTGCTGCTGCCGCTGCGCGCCCGCGCCTTCCCGCCGACGGCCCAAGCGTCCGCCGTGCGCGCCGCCGGACTCGTGCTCGCGCTGCGGCTGACCGCGCTGTGGCTGGAGCACACGTCCGGAGCCTGGCCGCTGCTGCTGCCCCTCGCCCTGGCCGCCGCCCCGCTCCTCGGGTTCGGCGGGGAGTCCGGCGAACGGTTACGGGCGCGGCTGCGGCGGACCGGGGACGCGGCGGAGTACGCCGGTGTGATCGCGCTGCTCGCGGCTGCGGCCGGTGTGTTCGGTGTCCACGGGCTGCTGCCCGGCAGTTTTTGA
- a CDS encoding type VII secretion protein has protein sequence MSGQDSGHIRQDAGGEQVPVQDTAPPRDAVPAPATDTVPPPPPPFPAPETVAVTAPSLAEAAGRPRHGDSLVRRSTRAARALLGSTTREIAEEARIAEELQYPLTTGRQIVVTSIRGGAGKTTVTALLSRTFNHYRHDPVVTVEADSALGTLPTRLGAEAVRWSCADLARILAPSPYAMQLTDITGYLVPLEGGWLLPGSQGRIGAPLGIAEYRTVMAALRRRFGVTVVDCETLPGELARTAVDTAHARVLVAPATLEGVSSTRAVLDWMAGLPGPVLATTVIALTVSSPDANFGVKAATRHLEETGVRVVVLPYDRHLAAGGPVRTALLAPETRIGATRLGAETLRRAVSAG, from the coding sequence ATGTCCGGTCAGGACAGCGGGCACATACGTCAGGACGCGGGCGGGGAGCAGGTGCCCGTACAGGACACCGCTCCGCCGCGGGACGCCGTGCCCGCCCCGGCGACGGACACGGTCCCGCCTCCGCCGCCGCCCTTCCCCGCCCCCGAGACCGTCGCCGTCACCGCGCCCTCCCTGGCCGAGGCGGCGGGCCGGCCCCGGCACGGCGATTCCCTGGTCCGCCGCTCCACCCGCGCCGCCCGCGCCCTCCTCGGCTCCACCACCCGTGAGATCGCCGAAGAGGCCCGTATCGCTGAGGAGTTGCAGTACCCGCTCACCACCGGACGCCAGATCGTGGTGACCAGCATCCGCGGCGGCGCCGGGAAGACCACCGTCACCGCCCTGCTCAGCCGCACCTTCAACCACTACCGCCACGACCCGGTCGTCACCGTCGAGGCCGACTCCGCGCTCGGCACCCTCCCCACCCGGCTCGGCGCCGAGGCCGTGCGCTGGAGCTGCGCCGATCTCGCGCGGATCCTCGCGCCGTCCCCGTACGCGATGCAACTCACCGACATCACCGGCTATCTGGTCCCGCTGGAGGGCGGCTGGCTGCTGCCCGGCAGCCAGGGCCGCATCGGCGCCCCGCTCGGCATCGCCGAGTACCGGACCGTCATGGCCGCGCTGCGCCGCCGCTTCGGCGTGACGGTCGTCGACTGCGAGACGCTGCCGGGCGAGCTGGCCCGTACCGCCGTGGACACCGCGCACGCCCGGGTGCTGGTCGCGCCGGCCACGCTGGAGGGCGTCAGCAGCACCCGCGCGGTGCTCGACTGGATGGCGGGCCTGCCCGGCCCCGTACTCGCCACCACCGTGATCGCGCTCACGGTCTCCTCGCCGGACGCGAACTTCGGCGTGAAGGCGGCCACCCGCCATCTGGAGGAGACGGGGGTACGGGTCGTCGTCCTGCCGTACGACCGGCACCTCGCCGCGGGCGGTCCTGTCCGCACCGCCCTGCTCGCGCCGGAGACGAGGATCGGCGCGACCCGGCTGGGCGCGGAGACACTGCGCCGCGCGGTGAGCGCGGGCTGA
- a CDS encoding DMT family transporter codes for MISVLFAVLTAISNGSASVLQRRAASTVPDRAAMRFSLIRKLLRQKVWLAGIGLVLVAAVCQAIALATGPIAVVQPIFVMELPSTLLLASLLFRRRLPRSTWYGVAAVTCGLALAMATAAPGGGSDTVRGTSWIPALLITCAAEAALILWSLRLHGNARAAALGLAAAGGYALTAALMKDAVARLDTGGVGALVASWQLYATAVAGVGALFLLQNALQAGSLAASQPMLTLGDALISVAYGVTLFGESLRTGWWLLPQFAGIALIAVGCLELARSPLAAGGPPPARRVR; via the coding sequence GTGATCAGTGTCCTGTTCGCCGTCCTGACCGCGATCAGCAACGGCTCCGCCTCGGTGCTCCAGCGCCGTGCCGCGTCCACCGTCCCCGACCGGGCGGCCATGCGCTTCTCGCTGATCCGGAAACTGCTGCGGCAGAAGGTGTGGCTGGCCGGGATCGGTCTGGTCCTGGTGGCCGCGGTCTGCCAGGCGATCGCGCTCGCCACCGGCCCGATCGCCGTCGTCCAGCCGATCTTCGTGATGGAGCTGCCCTCCACCCTGCTCCTCGCCAGTCTGCTCTTCCGGAGGCGGCTGCCGCGCTCCACCTGGTACGGAGTCGCCGCCGTGACCTGCGGTCTGGCCCTCGCGATGGCCACGGCGGCCCCGGGCGGCGGCAGTGACACCGTGCGCGGTACCTCCTGGATCCCCGCGCTGCTCATCACCTGCGCCGCCGAAGCAGCCCTGATCCTCTGGTCCCTGCGGCTGCACGGCAACGCGCGGGCCGCAGCCCTGGGGCTCGCGGCGGCCGGCGGATACGCGCTGACGGCGGCCCTGATGAAGGACGCCGTGGCCCGGCTCGACACCGGTGGAGTGGGCGCCCTGGTCGCCTCCTGGCAGCTCTACGCCACGGCCGTGGCCGGCGTGGGGGCGCTGTTCCTGCTACAGAACGCCCTCCAGGCGGGCTCCCTGGCCGCCTCGCAGCCGATGCTCACCCTCGGGGACGCGCTGATCAGCGTCGCGTACGGGGTCACGCTGTTCGGCGAGAGCCTGCGCACCGGCTGGTGGCTGCTGCCGCAGTTCGCCGGCATCGCCCTGATCGCGGTGGGCTGTCTGGAACTGGCCCGCTCACCCCTCGCGGCGGGCGGACCGCCCCCGGCCCGGCGCGTGCGCTGA
- a CDS encoding alpha-ketoglutarate-dependent dioxygenase AlkB family protein — protein sequence MAASARTSDVVAISVYYLPECVGWHWQPYRYSRTADDVNGRPVAAFPGWMAELGRRALVEAYGDPAAGDGYAPDTALINFYDGESRMGMHQDKDERSSAPVVSLTIGDSCLFRFGNTETRAKPYTDVELASGDLFVFGGPSRFAYHGVPKVYPGTGDPATGLASGRLNITMRVTGLPPEPGPREG from the coding sequence ATAGCTGCAAGTGCGCGGACCAGTGATGTGGTTGCCATCTCCGTATACTACTTGCCTGAGTGTGTGGGCTGGCACTGGCAGCCGTACCGGTACAGCAGGACGGCCGACGACGTGAACGGCCGGCCGGTCGCCGCGTTTCCCGGGTGGATGGCCGAGCTCGGGCGGCGGGCGCTCGTGGAGGCGTACGGGGATCCGGCGGCGGGCGACGGGTACGCGCCCGACACCGCGCTGATCAACTTCTATGACGGCGAGTCCCGGATGGGCATGCACCAGGACAAGGACGAGCGCTCCAGTGCTCCCGTCGTCTCGCTCACCATCGGGGACAGCTGCCTCTTCCGGTTCGGCAATACCGAGACCCGCGCCAAGCCGTACACCGACGTCGAACTCGCCTCCGGCGACCTGTTCGTCTTCGGCGGCCCGTCCCGCTTCGCCTATCACGGCGTGCCGAAGGTGTATCCGGGTACCGGCGATCCGGCGACCGGGCTCGCCTCCGGGCGGCTGAACATCACCATGCGGGTCACCGGGCTGCCCCCGGAGCCCGGCCCTCGGGAGGGCTGA
- a CDS encoding recombinase family protein, whose product MATTSLVRALAAIRLSANHDHTTSPGRQRDANEAAADALGLNIVGWAEDLNVSASKVGPFDRPQLGDWLRRPHEFDAIVWWRLDRAVRSMADMAELARWAKQHRKRLIFAEGPAGGVFELDMSSPFGELIMMLLAFAAQMEAQAIKERVTGARAAMRSMTRWPGGQAPYGYRLVKNPRGKGFVLEIDDKAHETVRWMVRRVLAGTSAAEVARTLTADEEAPAPRDHARRREQRDELGSPWLDTTVRHILTSPAILGQLMHQGKPLRDLATGAPRQVGPPLIDRATYDAVQAELSKRAGGNAGLTRRDTKAMLLGVLLCGHCGQRMYRKPPPKARPNANPRYECNSRTRGSACPHKPSMRADWVEEFAARKYLEAVGFIREYTDVVHGGYDPTAEAAEVQEELRQYMEDRDLFKSKAGQKEWKDRAQALESRLATLESAEAVPPRVERVYGEKTNKAAWDATSDPLEHRRMLMDVGAVVRLSVGAHGDVSGLDESRLTFSIGNHVDPEEDAKDEAAFQAAP is encoded by the coding sequence ATGGCAACCACATCACTGGTCCGCGCACTTGCAGCTATCCGGCTGTCCGCGAACCACGACCACACGACATCTCCCGGAAGGCAGCGTGACGCAAACGAAGCCGCAGCCGACGCACTTGGGCTGAACATCGTCGGTTGGGCTGAGGACCTGAACGTCAGTGCGTCCAAGGTGGGCCCCTTCGATCGGCCTCAGTTGGGTGACTGGCTGCGTCGGCCGCACGAGTTCGACGCGATCGTCTGGTGGCGGCTGGACCGAGCCGTCAGGTCCATGGCCGATATGGCAGAGCTGGCGCGCTGGGCGAAGCAGCACCGGAAGCGGCTGATCTTCGCCGAGGGCCCGGCGGGGGGAGTATTCGAGCTGGACATGAGCAGCCCGTTCGGTGAGCTGATCATGATGCTTCTGGCCTTCGCCGCGCAGATGGAGGCGCAGGCCATCAAGGAGCGAGTCACGGGCGCACGGGCCGCCATGCGCTCCATGACTCGGTGGCCCGGCGGCCAAGCACCGTACGGGTATCGACTCGTGAAGAACCCGAGGGGGAAAGGGTTCGTGCTGGAGATCGACGACAAGGCCCACGAGACAGTCAGATGGATGGTCCGCCGGGTACTGGCGGGGACGTCCGCCGCAGAGGTCGCGCGCACTCTGACAGCCGATGAAGAGGCACCCGCCCCCAGGGATCACGCGCGACGTCGGGAGCAGCGGGATGAGCTGGGGTCGCCGTGGCTGGACACCACGGTGCGGCACATCCTGACCTCGCCTGCCATCCTCGGTCAGCTCATGCACCAAGGGAAGCCGCTCCGAGACCTCGCGACCGGGGCGCCCCGTCAGGTAGGTCCGCCTTTGATCGACCGCGCGACGTACGACGCCGTACAGGCGGAGCTGTCCAAGCGGGCAGGAGGCAACGCCGGCCTGACGCGAAGGGACACAAAGGCAATGCTTCTGGGGGTGCTTCTGTGCGGGCACTGCGGGCAGCGCATGTATCGGAAGCCGCCACCGAAGGCACGGCCGAACGCCAATCCTCGGTACGAGTGCAACAGCCGAACCCGAGGGTCTGCCTGCCCTCACAAGCCGTCGATGCGCGCCGACTGGGTGGAGGAGTTCGCGGCTCGCAAGTATCTGGAAGCCGTCGGGTTCATCAGGGAGTACACAGACGTGGTCCACGGAGGCTACGACCCAACTGCGGAAGCCGCAGAGGTCCAGGAAGAGCTTCGTCAGTACATGGAAGACCGGGACCTGTTTAAGTCCAAGGCAGGGCAGAAGGAGTGGAAGGATCGAGCGCAGGCGCTGGAGTCTCGCCTAGCCACCCTGGAGAGCGCGGAGGCTGTCCCGCCCCGTGTCGAGCGGGTGTACGGGGAGAAGACCAACAAGGCGGCATGGGACGCCACAAGTGACCCGCTGGAGCACCGTCGGATGCTGATGGACGTCGGAGCGGTTGTGCGGCTGAGCGTCGGAGCGCACGGCGACGTGTCAGGACTGGATGAATCCCGCCTGACGTTCAGCATCGGCAACCATGTGGACCCGGAAGAGGACGCAAAGGACGAAGCGGCGTTCCAGGCAGCTCCCTGA